One genomic window of Micropterus dolomieu isolate WLL.071019.BEF.003 ecotype Adirondacks linkage group LG06, ASM2129224v1, whole genome shotgun sequence includes the following:
- the LOC123972107 gene encoding RING finger protein 212B-like gives MDWFHCNQCFTRRGSKFVVASCGHIFCGACIQSKQCSVCGASCSYLPITDEMKPQERVFFKDPMKLIQSRLENISQIALFQKTQMERVTAHFKRKSVELERHLKEVTEQGYRQLSELKRENADLKKQLSELKRDTAELKKPLSQRRVSPGPFQIDGTQRMSLPVAVTSPVTPRSRTMSHLGSAESQGWARGPSLFSLTTPGSVTSISSHSSLHERVRRTPTSFSTPTRTPHQTQVSQLQFIGGISIHSPRR, from the exons ATGGACTGGTTCCACTGTAATCAGTGCTTCACAAGGAGAGGGTCGAAGTTTGTTGTGGCCAGCTGTGGCCACATCTTTTGCGGAGCGTGCATTCAATCTA AGCAGTGCAGCGTATGTGGAGCCAGCTGCAGTTATCTGCCCATCACAGATGAG ATGAAACCACAGGAAAGGGTGTTTTTCAAGGACCCCATGAAGCTCATCCAATCACGGCTGGAGAACATatcacag ATTGCGCTTTTTCAGAAGACACAGATGGAGAGAGTCACAGCCCACTTCAAGCGTAAGTCTGTTGAACTGGAACGACATCTGAAGGAAGTCACTGAGCAGGGTTacag GCAACTCTCCGAGCTGAAAAGAGAGAATGCTGACTTAAAAAAGCAGCTATCAGAGCTGAAAAGAGATACTGCTGAGTTGAAAAAGCCACTTTCTCAGAGGAGG GTTTCTCCAGGACCGTTTCAAATAGATGG TACTCAAAGGATGTCACTCCCTGTGGCTGTCACCTCTCCAG TTACCCCTCGTTCAAGAACTATGAG TCACTTAGGCTCTGCAGAGTCACAGGGCTGGGCCAGAGGTCCTAGTCTATTCTCCCTCACA aCTCCTGGATCAGTGACTTCTATTTCTAGCCATAGTTCTCTTCATGAACGTGTACGCA GAACGCCCACATCCTTTAGCACCCCTACAAG AACTCCGCATCAGACTCAAGTTTCCCAGCTCCAGTTTATAGGTGGAATATCAATACATTCACCCAGGCGTTAA
- the LOC123972104 gene encoding zona pellucida sperm-binding protein 3-like isoform X1: MMVFFWQCVLFLSLASALLVHADMKLDCRPDTVTLVWTENRSQADTSLFRLGNCFPTSFSPRRAVFSVDVNNCNFKRLVTGSHLLYTNDLTYISSPDSNILPSTHLVVCEYESCCTVICFILCRPKDWYPMMYYPVFNTYGEGDLEFHIGLMNADFSGPATSTSFPLGSLIPIMASVVQKSHQPLLLLLEECIATSTPELHPKSSIYPIITNKGCLVDSKISRSKFEPRQTSSEIHLSLQALRFAHGEEVFIHCSLVAWDPVGLTNTRKACYYVKDHGWKLLDNSTYSNLCDCCESSCTSRRVRSIRSEKHGIVQKAVLGPLTITMNS, translated from the exons ATGATGGTGTTCTTCTGGCAATGTGTGCTGTTTTTGAGCCTAGCATCTGCTCTGTTGGTACATGCAG ACATGAAGCTAGACTGTAGGCCTGATACGGTgacgctggtgtggacagagaatAGATCCCAGGCTGATACCTCGCTCTTTCGTCTGGGTAACTGTTTCCCCACCAGCTTCTCGCCCAggagagctgttttcagtgtggATGTCAATAATTGTAACTTCAAGAGACTG GTTACTGGGAGTCATCTGTTGTACACCAATGATCTGACCTACATTTCCTCTCCCGATTCTAACATTCTCCCGTCCACTCACCTAGTTGTCTGTGAGTATGAGAG TTGCTGTACTGTAATCTGCTTTATTTTGTGCAGGCCCAAGGACTGGTACCCTATGATGTATTACCCAGTGTTTAATACATATGGTGAAGGGGATCTAGAGTTTCACATTGGACTAATGAATG CTGACTTCTCAGGACCTGCTACATCTACAAGTTTTCCTCTAGGCTCCTTAATTCCAATCATGGCTAGTGTGGTGCAGAAGTCCCATCAGCCATTGCTGCTGCTTCTTGAGGAATGTATAGCAACTAGCACACCAGAACTGCATCCTAAAAGCAGTATATACCCAATAATCACCAATAAGGG GTGTCTTGTGGACAGTAAGATCTCACGCTCAAAATTTGAACCAAGGCAAACCTCATCAGAGATTCACCTATCCCTTCAAGCTCTTAGGTTTGCTCATGGAGAAGAG GTATTTATCCACTGCAGCCTTGTGGCTTGGGATCCTGTAGGTCTTACTAACACCAGGAAGGCCTGCTACTATGTTAAAGATCATGG TTGGAAACTGCTGGACAATTCTACATATAGCAATCTTTGTGACTGCTGTGAATCCAGCTGCACATCCAGGAGGGTGAGAAGTATCAGATCAG AGAAGCATGGAATAGTACAAAAAGCAGTCCTTGGACCACTTACCATCACCATGAATTCCTGA
- the LOC123972104 gene encoding zona pellucida sperm-binding protein 3-like isoform X2 → MMVFFWQCVLFLSLASALLVHADMKLDCRPDTVTLVWTENRSQADTSLFRLGNCFPTSFSPRRAVFSVDVNNCNFKRLVTGSHLLYTNDLTYISSPDSNILPSTHLVVCEYERPKDWYPMMYYPVFNTYGEGDLEFHIGLMNADFSGPATSTSFPLGSLIPIMASVVQKSHQPLLLLLEECIATSTPELHPKSSIYPIITNKGCLVDSKISRSKFEPRQTSSEIHLSLQALRFAHGEEVFIHCSLVAWDPVGLTNTRKACYYVKDHGWKLLDNSTYSNLCDCCESSCTSRRVRSIRSEKHGIVQKAVLGPLTITMNS, encoded by the exons ATGATGGTGTTCTTCTGGCAATGTGTGCTGTTTTTGAGCCTAGCATCTGCTCTGTTGGTACATGCAG ACATGAAGCTAGACTGTAGGCCTGATACGGTgacgctggtgtggacagagaatAGATCCCAGGCTGATACCTCGCTCTTTCGTCTGGGTAACTGTTTCCCCACCAGCTTCTCGCCCAggagagctgttttcagtgtggATGTCAATAATTGTAACTTCAAGAGACTG GTTACTGGGAGTCATCTGTTGTACACCAATGATCTGACCTACATTTCCTCTCCCGATTCTAACATTCTCCCGTCCACTCACCTAGTTGTCTGTGAGTATGAGAG GCCCAAGGACTGGTACCCTATGATGTATTACCCAGTGTTTAATACATATGGTGAAGGGGATCTAGAGTTTCACATTGGACTAATGAATG CTGACTTCTCAGGACCTGCTACATCTACAAGTTTTCCTCTAGGCTCCTTAATTCCAATCATGGCTAGTGTGGTGCAGAAGTCCCATCAGCCATTGCTGCTGCTTCTTGAGGAATGTATAGCAACTAGCACACCAGAACTGCATCCTAAAAGCAGTATATACCCAATAATCACCAATAAGGG GTGTCTTGTGGACAGTAAGATCTCACGCTCAAAATTTGAACCAAGGCAAACCTCATCAGAGATTCACCTATCCCTTCAAGCTCTTAGGTTTGCTCATGGAGAAGAG GTATTTATCCACTGCAGCCTTGTGGCTTGGGATCCTGTAGGTCTTACTAACACCAGGAAGGCCTGCTACTATGTTAAAGATCATGG TTGGAAACTGCTGGACAATTCTACATATAGCAATCTTTGTGACTGCTGTGAATCCAGCTGCACATCCAGGAGGGTGAGAAGTATCAGATCAG AGAAGCATGGAATAGTACAAAAAGCAGTCCTTGGACCACTTACCATCACCATGAATTCCTGA